In Epinephelus lanceolatus isolate andai-2023 chromosome 16, ASM4190304v1, whole genome shotgun sequence, one DNA window encodes the following:
- the LOC117263882 gene encoding uncharacterized protein LOC117263882 isoform X2, translated as MARGDRRLGTWQVLLTISMVIIPLAAHGRHSLARHHHHHNQSSVNKEALNSRMVLSDDSAERDHLIGLGAKLPLSSTKRHHSRKHAHLDVVDEDPPAGEELTAGGAGPDQPGNPMSDDVITVEFHSPAPDIVPSDVAVGWAKAPQPQKQKAGDPTAWTLSDFYDYLSPDDDLSALDSTPEPEPTPSPPPDMEDENPLLAGSPAVPENTRPKMESGPSLPAPPMPGSDKGKELGLGGAMGTDGCRLGFVRSGPGTCVSECDIEPNFCFNGGVCTVVAGMGAFCRCNVQDYIWNKGTRCDWAVTEFQVMCVVVGVASLVLILLFMIIVFFAKRLHHLKNENKRLRKRSKYRPQSSEPQTDGLSVSTTADGSQPNDDPQKQEDPAKSPQAKEEGSMNILNSHSPKHENNRPTSVVHDQGHTPNNTEENAEDGVTIGLEVLLPKEAKRHPETSSPLQYDVFLYKVANNGDSASPSQAPPTHSANSYTSSHPLPKSPKTPRTPKTPKSPKVPKSPKSPRHTKEHPPSNREPLSVRHSSPGRHPSPGRHPSPSRHPSPSRHSAPGCYSSPTCHPSSHHSPSRYKCMPTSSTTPPQLRRPRGRSQAPGSEHSGSGREYHSGHMRPSPSSPHLTQPPPSPSKAKYSPVSTRSLPPLS; from the exons ATGGCGCGCGGTGACCGTCGTTTGGGCACCTGGCAGGTGCTACTGACCATCTCAATGGTCATCATCCCCCTGGCTGCTCACG GGAGGCATTCACTGGCCAGGcaccatcatcaccacaacCAATCATCTGTCAACAAGGAGGCCTTGAACAGCAGGATGGTGCTCAGTGATGACTCTGCAGAGAGGGACCACCTGATTGGGCTCGGGGCTAAACTCCCACTCAGCTCCACCAAACGTCACCATTCTCGTAAACACGCCCACCTAGATGTTGTAGATGAGGACCCACCTGCTGGGGAGGAGCTCACTGCCGGAGGGGCAGGTCCAGACCAGCCTGGAAATCCCATGTCCGATGATGTCATCACCGTGGAGTTCCACAGCCCTGCACCGGATATTGTGCCCTCTGATGTCGCTGTTGGATGGGCCAAAGCCCCACAACCCCAGAAGCAAAAAGCGGGGGACCCTACTGCATGGACGCTTTCTGACTTTTACGACTACCTGTCCCCTGATGACGACCTCTCGGCATTAGATTCGACCCCAGAACCTGAGCCCACCCCCTCACCTCCACCTGACATGGAGGACGAGAATCCGCTCCTGGCTGGCTCTCCTGCTGTCCCCGAAAACACGAGGCCTAAAATGGAAAGCGGGCCCTCCTTGCCAGCTCCTCCTATGCCAGGGTCGGACAAGGGTAAAGAGTTAGGCTTAGGTGGTGCCATGGGGACCGACGGCTGCAGGCTGGGCTTTGTGCGCTCTGGTCCTGGgacgtgtgtgtctgagtgtgacaTTGAACCCAATTTCTGCTTCAATGGAGGAGTGTGTACCGTGGTAGCAGGAATGGGAGCCTTCTGCAG GTGCAACGTGCAGGACTACATCTGGAACAAAGGCACGCGCTGCGATTGGGCGGTCACAGAGTTCCAGGTGATGTGCGTGGTGGTGGGCGTGGCCTCCCTGGTgctcatcctcctcttcatgATTATCGTATTCTTTGCCAAGAGGCTGCACCACCTCAAGAATGAAAACAAGCGCCTTCGCAAACgcag TAAGTACCGCCCACAGAGCAGCGAGCCACAGACGGACGGCCTCTCCGTTTCCACAACAGCCGACGGCTCGCAGCCAAAT GATGATCCCCAGAAGCAGGAGGACCCTGCAAAGTCCCCACAAGCCAAGGAAGAGGGGTCAATGAACATCCTCAACTCTCATTCCCCCAAACACGAGAACAACCGTCCAACCTCTGTCGTCCACGACCAGGGCCACACCCCTAACAACACAGAGGAGAACGCCGAG GATGGAGTCACTATTGGCCTGGAGGTGCTCCTCCCCAAAGAAGCCAAGCGCCACCCAGAGACCAGCTCGCCCCTTCAGTATGACGTCTTCCTCTACAAGGTTGCCAACAATGGAGACTCCGCCTCTCCCAGCCAAGCCCCTCCCACTCACAGCGCCAACTCTTACACCTCCTCTCACCCCTTGCCTAAATCACCCAAGACACCCAGGACGCCCAAGACACCCAAGTCACCTAAGGTGCCTAAGTCACCCAAATCACCCAGACACACAAAGGAACACCCACCCAGTAACCGTGAACCCTTGTCTGTGAGACACTCCTCACCTGGCCGTCACCCTTCACCCGGTCGTCACCCCTCACCCAGTCGCCACCCATCACCCAGTCGTCACTCTGCACCTGGTTGCTATTCTTCCCCCACCTGCCATCCGTCATCTCATCACTCTCCCTCCCGGTACAAATGCATgcccacctcctccaccaccccGCCTCAATTACGCAGGCCCAGAGGTCGGTCACAAGCTCCTGGCTCAGAGCACTCAGGGAGTGGGAGAGAGTACCACAGTGGACACATGCGtccatccccctcctcccctcaccTCACCCAGCCTCCTCCATCACCATCCAAGGCGAAGTACAGCCCGGTCAGCACCCGATCCCTGCCACCACTCTCATGA
- the LOC117263882 gene encoding uncharacterized protein LOC117263882 isoform X1, whose translation MARGDRRLGTWQVLLTISMVIIPLAAHGRHSLARHHHHHNQSSVNKEALNSRMVLSDDSAERDHLIGLGAKLPLSSTKRHHSRKHAHLDVVDEDPPAGEELTAGGAGPDQPGNPMSDDVITVEFHSPAPDIVPSDVAVGWAKAPQPQKQKAGDPTAWTLSDFYDYLSPDDDLSALDSTPEPEPTPSPPPDMEDENPLLAGSPAVPENTRPKMESGPSLPAPPMPGSDKGKELGLGGAMGTDGCRLGFVRSGPGTCVSECDIEPNFCFNGGVCTVVAGMGAFCRCNVQDYIWNKGTRCDWAVTEFQVMCVVVGVASLVLILLFMIIVFFAKRLHHLKNENKRLRKRSKYRPQSSEPQTDGLSVSTTADGSQPNVRKLCDTPPPAPQAHTHNLAYYDNIICQDDPQKQEDPAKSPQAKEEGSMNILNSHSPKHENNRPTSVVHDQGHTPNNTEENAEDGVTIGLEVLLPKEAKRHPETSSPLQYDVFLYKVANNGDSASPSQAPPTHSANSYTSSHPLPKSPKTPRTPKTPKSPKVPKSPKSPRHTKEHPPSNREPLSVRHSSPGRHPSPGRHPSPSRHPSPSRHSAPGCYSSPTCHPSSHHSPSRYKCMPTSSTTPPQLRRPRGRSQAPGSEHSGSGREYHSGHMRPSPSSPHLTQPPPSPSKAKYSPVSTRSLPPLS comes from the exons ATGGCGCGCGGTGACCGTCGTTTGGGCACCTGGCAGGTGCTACTGACCATCTCAATGGTCATCATCCCCCTGGCTGCTCACG GGAGGCATTCACTGGCCAGGcaccatcatcaccacaacCAATCATCTGTCAACAAGGAGGCCTTGAACAGCAGGATGGTGCTCAGTGATGACTCTGCAGAGAGGGACCACCTGATTGGGCTCGGGGCTAAACTCCCACTCAGCTCCACCAAACGTCACCATTCTCGTAAACACGCCCACCTAGATGTTGTAGATGAGGACCCACCTGCTGGGGAGGAGCTCACTGCCGGAGGGGCAGGTCCAGACCAGCCTGGAAATCCCATGTCCGATGATGTCATCACCGTGGAGTTCCACAGCCCTGCACCGGATATTGTGCCCTCTGATGTCGCTGTTGGATGGGCCAAAGCCCCACAACCCCAGAAGCAAAAAGCGGGGGACCCTACTGCATGGACGCTTTCTGACTTTTACGACTACCTGTCCCCTGATGACGACCTCTCGGCATTAGATTCGACCCCAGAACCTGAGCCCACCCCCTCACCTCCACCTGACATGGAGGACGAGAATCCGCTCCTGGCTGGCTCTCCTGCTGTCCCCGAAAACACGAGGCCTAAAATGGAAAGCGGGCCCTCCTTGCCAGCTCCTCCTATGCCAGGGTCGGACAAGGGTAAAGAGTTAGGCTTAGGTGGTGCCATGGGGACCGACGGCTGCAGGCTGGGCTTTGTGCGCTCTGGTCCTGGgacgtgtgtgtctgagtgtgacaTTGAACCCAATTTCTGCTTCAATGGAGGAGTGTGTACCGTGGTAGCAGGAATGGGAGCCTTCTGCAG GTGCAACGTGCAGGACTACATCTGGAACAAAGGCACGCGCTGCGATTGGGCGGTCACAGAGTTCCAGGTGATGTGCGTGGTGGTGGGCGTGGCCTCCCTGGTgctcatcctcctcttcatgATTATCGTATTCTTTGCCAAGAGGCTGCACCACCTCAAGAATGAAAACAAGCGCCTTCGCAAACgcag TAAGTACCGCCCACAGAGCAGCGAGCCACAGACGGACGGCCTCTCCGTTTCCACAACAGCCGACGGCTCGCAGCCAAATGTAAGGAAACTGTGCGACACCCCTCCGCCCGCTCCCCAAGCTCACACTCACAACCTGGCATACTATGACAACATTATCTGTCAG GATGATCCCCAGAAGCAGGAGGACCCTGCAAAGTCCCCACAAGCCAAGGAAGAGGGGTCAATGAACATCCTCAACTCTCATTCCCCCAAACACGAGAACAACCGTCCAACCTCTGTCGTCCACGACCAGGGCCACACCCCTAACAACACAGAGGAGAACGCCGAG GATGGAGTCACTATTGGCCTGGAGGTGCTCCTCCCCAAAGAAGCCAAGCGCCACCCAGAGACCAGCTCGCCCCTTCAGTATGACGTCTTCCTCTACAAGGTTGCCAACAATGGAGACTCCGCCTCTCCCAGCCAAGCCCCTCCCACTCACAGCGCCAACTCTTACACCTCCTCTCACCCCTTGCCTAAATCACCCAAGACACCCAGGACGCCCAAGACACCCAAGTCACCTAAGGTGCCTAAGTCACCCAAATCACCCAGACACACAAAGGAACACCCACCCAGTAACCGTGAACCCTTGTCTGTGAGACACTCCTCACCTGGCCGTCACCCTTCACCCGGTCGTCACCCCTCACCCAGTCGCCACCCATCACCCAGTCGTCACTCTGCACCTGGTTGCTATTCTTCCCCCACCTGCCATCCGTCATCTCATCACTCTCCCTCCCGGTACAAATGCATgcccacctcctccaccaccccGCCTCAATTACGCAGGCCCAGAGGTCGGTCACAAGCTCCTGGCTCAGAGCACTCAGGGAGTGGGAGAGAGTACCACAGTGGACACATGCGtccatccccctcctcccctcaccTCACCCAGCCTCCTCCATCACCATCCAAGGCGAAGTACAGCCCGGTCAGCACCCGATCCCTGCCACCACTCTCATGA
- the LOC117263758 gene encoding uncharacterized protein LOC117263758, whose translation MDPSDTDPETVNLQKAISSHASPAQPPQSVPPAAAPTPPPPRDSYATDPEPFSGQMDKCRGFLLQCAMVFQQRPQAFTSDQSKEKPTFYIWRGSIGESSTCNNSILSICVSDNNSFVDLPWNLRSDQRPFSRKYDKDNHRNDRIERH comes from the exons ATGGACCCATCAGACACAGACCCTGAAACTGTAAATTTACAGAAAGCCATCTCCAGTCATG CGTCCCCAGCTCAACCTCCTCAGTCCGTtccacctgctgctgctcctacGCCACCTCCACCTCGGGATTCCTATGCCACCGACCCAGAGCCCTTCTCCGGACAAATGGACAAATGCCGAGGATTCCTCCTGCAATGTGCCATGGTTTTCCAGCAACGGCCTCAAGCATTTACTTCGGACCAATCTAAG GAAAAACCTACTTTTTACATTTGGAGGGGCAGCATCGGTGAAAGCAGCACATGTAATAATTCCATCTTATCAATCTGTGTCAGTGACAATAACAGTTTCGTTGATCTTCCTTGGAATCTACGCAGTGACCAAAGACCATTCTCCAGA aAATATGACAAAGATAATCATCGGAATGATCGCATTGAACGTCACTGA